A single window of Chitinophagales bacterium DNA harbors:
- a CDS encoding T9SS type A sorting domain-containing protein, which translates to MKRIDIRPYPTGVYVITIEVNGQTISSKFLKKGN; encoded by the coding sequence ATGAAACGTATTGACATTAGGCCTTATCCTACGGGTGTGTATGTGATTACGATTGAGGTGAATGGTCAGACGATTAGTAGTAAGTTTTTGAAGAAGGGGAATTAA
- a CDS encoding AraC family transcriptional regulator produces MTFRARFIAHIIQFAAKQGADQRILLDLVGRGMYELNNDELMFEAGIYNAVIEKALQLTADACLGLHLGEYLSLSAAGLIVQIVQSSRTVEEALKYMVEFANLGCQAMPFQLKEKQDEWELSLHPNPIWAAQSPQAVRHTMDGTVAFTLREFHTLTRQQYYPNRIHFAYSRPSQMEEYERLFKCPIYFNQPFTAFYLDKKHIAEPVITSDYYLLQILVQYAEQKLMSLQTEGKFSTIVRQSIVNLLKPQFPTIEQVASNLNISVRTLQRRLKEEDLTYKNVLDNLKRQFAVEYLKNKALSVKEVAYLLDYADASSFIRSFKRWTEKSPEAYRQVL; encoded by the coding sequence ATGACATTCAGAGCCAGATTTATCGCCCACATCATTCAGTTTGCGGCCAAACAAGGAGCTGACCAAAGAATTTTACTTGATTTAGTGGGTAGGGGAATGTATGAATTGAACAATGATGAGTTGATGTTTGAGGCGGGAATATACAATGCGGTGATAGAAAAAGCATTGCAGCTCACGGCTGACGCTTGTTTGGGTTTGCATTTGGGAGAGTATTTGTCGCTTTCTGCGGCGGGTTTGATTGTGCAAATTGTACAGAGTAGCCGAACGGTTGAGGAGGCATTGAAGTACATGGTGGAGTTTGCGAATTTGGGTTGTCAGGCGATGCCTTTTCAGTTGAAGGAAAAGCAGGACGAATGGGAATTGTCTTTGCATCCCAATCCAATCTGGGCAGCGCAATCACCACAGGCTGTGCGGCATACGATGGATGGTACGGTAGCGTTTACCCTCCGAGAATTTCACACCCTCACCCGTCAACAATATTACCCCAACCGCATCCATTTTGCTTATTCCCGACCTTCACAAATGGAAGAGTACGAGCGACTTTTCAAATGTCCTATTTACTTCAATCAGCCTTTTACTGCCTTTTATTTGGACAAAAAACACATTGCCGAGCCAGTTATCACAAGTGACTATTATTTGCTGCAGATTTTGGTGCAATATGCCGAACAGAAGCTAATGAGTCTGCAAACTGAAGGAAAATTTTCGACAATAGTGCGCCAGTCCATCGTCAATTTGTTGAAGCCACAATTCCCTACCATAGAACAAGTTGCCTCAAATTTGAACATCAGCGTGCGAACCCTTCAAAGGCGGCTTAAAGAAGAAGACTTGACCTACAAAAATGTATTGGACAATTTGAAGCGGCAGTTTGCAGTAGAGTATTTGAAGAACAAAGCCCTGAGTGTGAAAGAGGTTGCCTATTTATTGGACTATGCGGATGCAAGTTCTTTTATTCGGTCTTTCAAGCGTTGGACGGAGAAAAGTCCAGAGGCGTATCGGCAGGTACTTTAG
- a CDS encoding SRPBCC domain-containing protein, with product MKNIRTEIVINATPSSIWKHLMDFNKYPQWNPFVHITGKAEVGSQLENSFFLEEQKPQVFRPVVLEVETEKAFRWEGSLFFKGLFDGEHYFLLESISDNQTRFVHGENFRGILSGLILNMIGEKTQQGFEKMNDALKQICEEVIVA from the coding sequence ATGAAAAATATTCGCACAGAAATCGTCATCAACGCTACTCCTTCAAGCATTTGGAAACACCTAATGGACTTCAACAAATACCCTCAATGGAATCCTTTTGTGCATATCACAGGAAAAGCCGAAGTAGGTAGCCAACTCGAAAACAGCTTTTTTTTGGAGGAACAAAAACCGCAGGTCTTTCGTCCAGTAGTTTTGGAAGTTGAAACGGAGAAGGCTTTTCGATGGGAAGGTAGTTTGTTTTTCAAAGGTTTGTTCGATGGTGAACACTACTTTCTATTGGAGTCTATATCCGACAACCAAACCCGCTTTGTGCATGGTGAAAATTTTCGAGGCATTTTGAGTGGCTTGATTTTGAACATGATTGGTGAAAAAACCCAACAGGGTTTTGAGAAAATGAATGACGCTTTGAAGCAGATTTGTGAGGAGGTCATTGTTGCCTAA
- a CDS encoding SUMF1/EgtB/PvdO family nonheme iron enzyme produces the protein MEEPIIQAIVDLFVPLLMKLGFSESVSRLFSVLLTVALLFVLYYLCKYLYNRWKNQQTANDLAPFWEYPDIQKARQYFIPTQLQNIAPNREEEEPGDSKPYVAKEKMIPFFLHKVFNDKEKSRKYHLVLAGSGMGKTTFMLNLYVRYHSFWSWHPKKFKIRLFPFRDKRILEEIKTIGKEDALNTILLLDAFDEDVHLLQLHNNTELTESERFRKRLDEVMEAVQDFRRVIITSRTQYFPEIEDKHYELKIPRHDGGGYHKLGILYISPFDQKEVKQYLRKKYGIVRFWNWKQKRKALQIITLQIINRSPNLMVRPMLLSYIDLLVTSKKEFHNTYEIYETLVEKWLDRETIRQPEAKQNQFKKDLLQFSRLVALELYYKGSTSLDRQAAIDIAPKHQLQLKNYEMTGKSLLTRDGNGNWKFAHKSILEYFIAKEALENEAFVGTIDWTGWDMAEKFFNEVFFGKLGLEMVFVEGGSFDMGSNKMDREKPIHKVTVPSFSMAQYPVTQKQWTAVMGDNPSHFKGENLPVENVSWEDAQKFIEKLNQKTGKKFRLPTEAEWEFAARGGNKSKGYEYAGSNKLEEVGWFDKNSKQQTQEVGLLKPNELDIYDMSGNVWEWCEDDYHENYDNAPDDGSAWIDESRNSSRVLRGGGWSFNSVYCRVAYRDRNSPYSRYSSFGFRLAYSL, from the coding sequence ATGGAAGAACCCATTATACAAGCCATCGTTGATTTATTTGTACCGTTATTGATGAAATTGGGATTCAGTGAATCGGTCAGCAGATTGTTTTCTGTGTTGCTCACAGTTGCATTGTTGTTTGTGCTATATTATTTGTGCAAATACTTGTACAACCGATGGAAGAACCAACAAACTGCCAATGATTTAGCTCCTTTTTGGGAGTATCCCGATATTCAAAAAGCACGTCAATACTTCATTCCTACCCAACTGCAAAATATTGCTCCAAATCGGGAGGAGGAAGAGCCAGGGGATAGCAAACCTTATGTAGCGAAAGAAAAAATGATTCCGTTTTTTCTCCACAAAGTATTCAATGACAAAGAAAAAAGTAGGAAATACCACTTGGTTTTGGCGGGTTCGGGAATGGGTAAAACAACGTTTATGTTGAACCTCTATGTTCGCTATCATTCTTTTTGGAGTTGGCATCCAAAGAAATTCAAAATACGCTTGTTCCCGTTTAGGGACAAGCGTATCTTGGAGGAAATAAAGACGATTGGCAAAGAAGATGCATTGAACACGATATTGCTTTTAGATGCTTTTGACGAAGATGTTCATTTGCTGCAATTGCACAACAATACTGAACTAACGGAAAGTGAGCGTTTTCGCAAGCGATTAGATGAAGTGATGGAAGCGGTGCAGGATTTTAGAAGGGTCATTATTACAAGTCGAACCCAATATTTTCCCGAAATTGAAGACAAACACTATGAGCTAAAAATCCCTCGACACGATGGCGGAGGCTACCACAAACTTGGTATTCTGTATATTTCTCCCTTCGACCAAAAAGAGGTAAAACAGTACCTGCGAAAGAAATACGGGATTGTCCGCTTTTGGAATTGGAAACAAAAGCGCAAAGCCCTACAAATCATCACCCTACAAATCATCAACCGTTCTCCAAATTTGATGGTGCGCCCGATGTTGTTGAGTTATATTGACTTGTTGGTTACAAGCAAAAAAGAATTCCACAATACCTATGAGATTTATGAAACTTTGGTCGAAAAATGGTTGGACAGAGAAACTATTCGACAGCCCGAAGCCAAACAAAATCAATTCAAAAAAGACCTGCTGCAATTTTCTCGTTTGGTCGCATTGGAACTCTACTACAAAGGCAGTACAAGTTTGGACAGACAAGCGGCAATCGACATCGCTCCCAAACACCAACTCCAACTCAAAAACTACGAAATGACAGGCAAATCCCTGCTGACCCGTGATGGAAACGGCAACTGGAAATTCGCCCACAAATCCATCTTGGAGTATTTCATTGCCAAAGAAGCATTGGAGAATGAGGCATTTGTAGGGACAATAGACTGGACGGGTTGGGATATGGCAGAAAAGTTTTTTAATGAAGTATTTTTTGGGAAATTGGGTTTAGAAATGGTTTTTGTAGAAGGAGGTAGTTTCGATATGGGAAGCAATAAAATGGATAGAGAAAAACCCATTCACAAGGTGACCGTTCCGAGTTTTTCTATGGCCCAATATCCCGTGACCCAAAAACAATGGACAGCGGTTATGGGTGATAATCCAAGTCACTTCAAAGGGGAAAATTTGCCAGTAGAGAATGTATCTTGGGAAGATGCCCAAAAATTCATCGAAAAACTGAATCAAAAAACGGGCAAAAAATTTAGATTGCCTACGGAGGCTGAATGGGAATTTGCTGCAAGAGGAGGGAACAAAAGCAAGGGTTATGAATATGCAGGAAGCAATAAATTGGAAGAAGTTGGATGGTTTGACAAGAATTCTAAGCAACAAACCCAAGAAGTGGGTTTGTTGAAGCCTAACGAACTGGACATTTACGATATGAGTGGAAACGTATGGGAGTGGTGTGAAGATGATTATCACGAAAATTATGACAATGCCCCCGACGATGGAAGTGCTTGGATTGATGAATCGAGGAACTCGTCTCGCGTTTTGCGGGGCGGTGGCTGGAGCTTCAATTCGGTGTATTGTCGTGTTGCCTATCGGGACCGCAACTCCCCGTACAGCAGGTACAGCAGCTTCGGCTTCCGCCTTGCCTATAGTTTATAG
- a CDS encoding helix-turn-helix transcriptional regulator codes for MNYTNLHFQSTEEQDDFLQNLSVKELKNLSKQSKYLFKNEGVEVGNESLGNELMDDSLMNMSLSQLRHLRKNAATSKEDKHLIAVKSKTTGLSKAVIQQIESNKGLASLNDIMTYCQKLNISYKEFLPELFESGY; via the coding sequence ATGAATTATACTAATTTACATTTTCAGAGTACAGAAGAACAAGATGATTTTCTTCAAAATTTGTCTGTAAAGGAACTCAAAAACCTTAGCAAACAAAGTAAATATTTGTTTAAAAACGAGGGCGTAGAAGTAGGTAATGAAAGCTTGGGGAATGAGTTGATGGATGATTCATTGATGAATATGTCTTTGTCTCAACTTCGACATCTACGAAAAAATGCTGCTACTTCAAAGGAAGATAAACACTTGATTGCTGTAAAATCTAAAACTACGGGTTTATCAAAGGCAGTTATTCAACAAATTGAAAGCAATAAAGGCTTGGCGAGTTTGAATGATATTATGACCTATTGCCAAAAACTGAATATTTCTTACAAGGAGTTTTTGCCAGAGTTGTTTGAGAGTGGTTATTAG
- the fabG gene encoding 3-oxoacyl-ACP reductase FabG, which yields MKRLQNKVAIITGGAQGIGKATTEKFLNEGASVAIWDINQEKGQMVAEYLAGEGREVRFYRVNTVDLEQVHQAAQAVFEDFGRIDILVNNAGITRDTSLKNMSSLQWQQVIDVNLTGVFNCTKAIYPYLAEQGSGRILNAASVVAHYGNFGQTNYVASKAGVIGMTKVWAREFGRKGITVNTVAPGFVNTEMVETVPEKIIDELKGKTPLGRLGEAEDIANAYLFLASDEAAFITGAVLNVDGGLVL from the coding sequence ATGAAAAGATTACAAAACAAAGTCGCCATCATAACAGGTGGCGCACAAGGCATTGGCAAGGCAACAACCGAAAAATTTTTGAACGAAGGTGCATCCGTTGCGATATGGGACATCAACCAAGAAAAAGGGCAAATGGTGGCAGAATATTTGGCGGGTGAAGGGCGAGAAGTACGGTTTTACCGAGTCAATACCGTTGATTTGGAGCAAGTACATCAGGCGGCTCAAGCTGTTTTTGAAGACTTTGGGAGAATTGATATTTTGGTGAACAATGCAGGAATCACACGAGATACTTCCTTGAAGAATATGTCCTCGCTTCAATGGCAACAAGTAATTGATGTCAATCTAACAGGTGTATTTAATTGCACCAAAGCTATTTATCCTTATCTTGCAGAACAAGGTTCTGGGCGAATTCTCAATGCGGCTTCGGTAGTAGCACATTATGGCAATTTTGGACAGACCAACTACGTGGCTTCAAAGGCTGGTGTAATCGGTATGACCAAGGTTTGGGCGAGAGAATTTGGCAGAAAAGGAATCACCGTCAATACCGTCGCTCCTGGATTTGTAAATACCGAAATGGTGGAAACCGTTCCCGAAAAAATCATTGATGAATTGAAAGGGAAAACACCGCTTGGAAGATTGGGAGAAGCGGAAGACATCGCTAATGCCTACCTTTTCCTTGCGTCTGACGAAGCTGCTTTTATCACAGGAGCAGTTTTGAATGTAGATGGCGGATTGGTTTTGTAA
- a CDS encoding alpha/beta hydrolase, whose protein sequence is MKNVFIVLLSLCFNSNLFAQTENQKSMQDWEYPYEVHHIELLDSTKIAYIDEGKGKCTLLFLHGLGSYLKAWTKNIEVLKEDYRCIAVDLPGYGKSSKKNEVSDMTFFAETVRSFMDELKLKKVILVGHSMGGQTAMHTVLKSDQNIKKLILIAPAGFETFTETESTWLQSVYTAELIKATTEEQIAKNFEINFFQMPDDARFMIEDRLYMRQTAEYDDYCEMVPKCVKGMLDEPVFERLAEINIPTLVIYGENDYLIPNKYLHPTLTPIEVAKSGDERIAKSTLKMIPNAGHFVQWEQSEEVNNVILNFLK, encoded by the coding sequence ATGAAAAACGTTTTCATAGTGTTGTTGAGTTTGTGCTTCAACAGTAATTTATTCGCTCAAACCGAAAATCAAAAGTCAATGCAAGATTGGGAATACCCTTATGAAGTGCATCATATTGAGCTTTTAGATAGCACCAAAATCGCTTATATAGACGAAGGAAAAGGTAAATGTACTTTGTTGTTTTTGCATGGATTGGGCAGCTATCTCAAGGCTTGGACAAAGAACATAGAGGTATTGAAGGAAGACTATCGTTGTATTGCAGTGGATTTGCCAGGTTATGGAAAGTCGAGCAAGAAAAATGAGGTGTCGGATATGACCTTTTTTGCAGAAACGGTGCGCTCTTTTATGGACGAATTGAAGCTCAAAAAGGTGATTTTGGTAGGACATTCTATGGGAGGTCAAACTGCAATGCACACCGTTTTGAAGAGTGACCAAAATATTAAAAAATTGATACTCATTGCGCCAGCGGGTTTTGAGACTTTCACCGAAACAGAAAGCACTTGGCTGCAAAGCGTTTATACTGCCGAACTTATCAAAGCAACGACCGAAGAGCAAATTGCGAAAAACTTTGAAATCAATTTTTTTCAAATGCCCGACGATGCTCGGTTTATGATTGAAGACCGATTGTATATGCGTCAGACAGCGGAGTATGATGACTATTGTGAGATGGTGCCGAAGTGTGTGAAGGGAATGTTGGACGAGCCTGTTTTTGAGCGTTTGGCAGAAATCAATATTCCAACTTTAGTAATCTATGGGGAGAACGATTACCTCATCCCTAACAAATACCTACATCCAACACTCACGCCTATTGAAGTCGCCAAAAGTGGAGATGAACGAATTGCAAAAAGCACATTGAAGATGATTCCGAATGCAGGACATTTCGTACAGTGGGAACAATCAGAGGAGGTCAATAACGTTATTTTGAATTTTTTGAAGTAG